The DNA sequence CATGATCAGCTTCGACGTGCCCTTTGAAGCGGGGACGTTGGAGGCGCGCGGCTGGCGTGGCGGTCGCATGGTCCAGCGGCACAGGGTCGAAACTACCGGAGCGCCCGTGCGGCTACGGCTGTCGGCGGACCGTATGGATCTCGCGGGCGATGGTATCGATGCGCAGCCCGTCCGAATTGAGGCGTTGGATGCGCGCGGTCGTCGGGTGCCGACGGCGGACCTCGATCTGACGCTGTCGATCACGAACGGTCGCATCATCGGCGTCGGCAATGGCGATCCCACGTCGCTCGCACCGTCGAAGGGCGGGCGCGTCAAGCTGTTCAACGGCCTGGCGCAGGCCATCATCCAGACCGATCGGGAATCTTCGGGCAAGCTGTCGTTCAGCGCGGCTGCGTCCGGCGTTCGGCCGGCGGGTATCGTCATTGCGATCCGCGCTGCCGCTGTGCGCCAGTCACTGCCGCCCTCGCTCCAGCAGAGCGTATCGATGTGGCGGCAGTCGCCAGTGCAGGCCGAACGGCCGAAGGTCATTCCCGACCTTGCCGACAACGACATGAACAGTTGGGACCCGGTAATCGCGGGGGAGCAGCCGGCAGCGGCGT is a window from the Sphingobium sp. CAP-1 genome containing:
- a CDS encoding DUF4982 domain-containing protein, which encodes MLATNLERVELWCNGRRMGEGAPDPYDMISFDVPFEAGTLEARGWRGGRMVQRHRVETTGAPVRLRLSADRMDLAGDGIDAQPVRIEALDARGRRVPTADLDLTLSITNGRIIGVGNGDPTSLAPSKGGRVKLFNGLAQAIIQTDRESSGKLSFSAAASGVRPAGIVIAIRAAAVRQSLPPSLQQSVSMWRQSPVQAERPKVIPDLADNDMNSWDPVIAGEQPAAASGNGYVILAAKVTLSDQMSASGAVLRFAEIKGAGEVLLNGVPTGHKATVSPGPLDIAIPVGLRDMAVALVLSATGGQPVGLSGPVFLRAAQ